Below is a genomic region from Nitrospirota bacterium.
GACATCACTGTGCGCGGCAAGACTATAAAGAACGGCCTTCAGCTTTGGCACGTGGATACTGATTATTTCAAGAGTTGGGTGCACGGCCGTCTCAACTGGGACACGACACAGCCCGGGGCGTGGCATTTGCCAGAGGACGCAACCGACGACTACTGCCGCCAGCTCGTGAACGAGTCTGTCATTATATCACCCAACGGCAAGAGGACATGGAAGGAGCACGGCGCGAACCATTACCTCGACTGTGAGATGCTCAACGCCGGAGCCGCCTACATGCTACAGGTCCATAGGCTGAGGCCCAAAGGAACCCCGGAGCAGACAATCTCTGGGCGGAGGGTTATTAGTAAGGGAGTCGAGATTTAAGGAGGTCTATGAAAAATTACACTATTGCCGAAGTGGCTGAGATTTTCAAACGCTCCAAAAAAACCATCTATCGCTGGCGGGAGGAGGGGATATTCCGCGAGGTTATTCAGGTGAAGGACGGGTACCTGATCCCCGAAAAGGAGGTCATGCGGGTAATCGAGGAAAGGACGAAGCGGGTTATAGCTGATGAAACTTCTGATAGAGTTGGCTGTTATTGAGAATTACAAGAACTCATTGGTCTGTGAACAAAACCACTTAATAAAACTACATGTAAAACATAAGACAGTATCTACGAAGCTGGCGATGATATGGCAATGAATTCCCTATACGACCTTTTCTTTTAGGATACGGATACTAAATTTTCTCTCTCTTCCTGATTCAATATCAAGAACCTTAACTTTAGGGTCATTGCCTTCCCGCTCAAGGCCGATTATTTTGCATATACCTATAGGGAACTCGACAAATTTGCCGATAAAGTTTTCAGGAAAACCATTCGTTAAGACCACTTCACTTAAAGGTATTGGACTTTCTGAAATCTCAGAGTGCGTAATCATTTTAGAAATTTGATTAAAGACTTCGTTGGTCTTGTCGCCCTCTGATAACAATATGATTAAAAGGGCCATGGCCCGGCTGATGGCCACATTTATAAGCCTCATCCCATTATCGTCCGACAAGAAATCGCTTGAGCCGCATACTGGGTCAAAAATAATGA
It encodes:
- a CDS encoding phage terminase large subunit family protein, whose translation is DITVRGKTIKNGLQLWHVDTDYFKSWVHGRLNWDTTQPGAWHLPEDATDDYCRQLVNESVIISPNGKRTWKEHGANHYLDCEMLNAGAAYMLQVHRLRPKGTPEQTISGRRVISKGVEI
- a CDS encoding helix-turn-helix domain-containing protein produces the protein MKNYTIAEVAEIFKRSKKTIYRWREEGIFREVIQVKDGYLIPEKEVMRVIEERTKRVIADETSDRVGCY